One genomic segment of Bradyrhizobium diazoefficiens includes these proteins:
- a CDS encoding histone: MAKAKKKKSKKAKKAKKVVAAKKTAKKAVKKSAKKSAKAAKKSAKKAAPKKAAKSAKKAVKQAAPKKAAKKAAPKKAKAAPAPKPAAPAAAPEPAAETSWAMPSSSAEPTPADGQG, translated from the coding sequence ATGGCGAAAGCGAAGAAGAAGAAAAGCAAGAAGGCCAAAAAGGCCAAGAAGGTTGTAGCGGCGAAGAAGACCGCGAAGAAGGCAGTCAAGAAGTCCGCGAAGAAGTCTGCGAAAGCAGCCAAAAAGTCGGCCAAGAAGGCCGCTCCGAAGAAGGCTGCGAAGTCGGCCAAGAAAGCTGTGAAGCAGGCTGCACCGAAGAAGGCCGCGAAGAAAGCGGCACCGAAGAAGGCGAAGGCAGCTCCCGCGCCGAAGCCGGCAGCGCCGGCTGCGGCTCCCGAGCCCGCCGCCGAGACGAGCTGGGCGATGCCTTCGTCTTCTGCGGAACCGACGCCGGCCGACGGGCAGGGCTAG
- a CDS encoding TorF family putative porin, protein MKKVALLATALAMVTGSAFAADMPVKALKALPAPAFEPWDIAFGGAIMSDYIFRGITQSNHKPSVAAYFEPRYNVNKDLQLYAGVSAESISFPNRAAAEVDIYGGIRPTFGAFAFDIGVWGYLYPGGTCQYGAPFDTAGNPLSAECATNFLLNGNVMKKDVSFFEVYGKVLYTINDNWAVGVNEYYTPSFLNSGAWGDYVSITAKYTAPSTVFGSSGVGMYVSGEFGRQFLGTSDSFYGTGFAAPGFGGPYPNGIKYADYNTWNIGIGFTYKVFTLDLRYSDTDLSKANCNAFTSDYTAGFNGSFSNINPTGVGSNWCGAAGIAKLSFDLTAMTNLK, encoded by the coding sequence ATGAAGAAAGTGGCTTTGTTGGCAACGGCGCTGGCAATGGTGACGGGTTCGGCTTTCGCGGCAGACATGCCGGTGAAGGCCCTGAAAGCTCTTCCGGCACCGGCCTTTGAACCCTGGGATATCGCGTTCGGCGGCGCGATCATGAGCGACTACATCTTCCGCGGCATCACCCAGTCGAACCACAAGCCGTCGGTCGCCGCCTATTTCGAGCCGCGCTACAACGTCAACAAGGACCTCCAGCTCTATGCCGGCGTCTCCGCCGAGAGCATCTCGTTCCCCAACCGTGCCGCGGCTGAAGTCGACATCTACGGCGGTATCCGCCCGACCTTCGGCGCCTTCGCCTTCGACATCGGCGTCTGGGGCTACCTGTATCCGGGCGGCACCTGCCAATACGGCGCTCCCTTCGATACAGCGGGCAACCCGCTCAGCGCCGAATGCGCCACCAATTTCCTGCTGAACGGCAACGTCATGAAGAAGGACGTCAGCTTCTTCGAAGTCTACGGCAAGGTGCTCTACACCATCAACGACAACTGGGCCGTTGGCGTGAACGAGTACTACACACCGAGCTTCCTGAACTCGGGTGCGTGGGGCGACTATGTGTCCATCACCGCCAAGTACACGGCGCCCAGCACGGTGTTCGGCTCCAGCGGCGTCGGCATGTACGTCTCGGGCGAGTTCGGCCGCCAGTTCTTGGGCACCTCCGACTCCTTCTACGGCACGGGCTTCGCTGCGCCGGGCTTCGGCGGTCCGTATCCGAACGGCATCAAATACGCCGACTACAACACCTGGAATATCGGCATCGGCTTCACCTACAAGGTGTTCACGCTCGATCTGCGTTACTCGGACACCGACCTTTCGAAGGCGAACTGCAACGCGTTCACCAGCGACTACACCGCGGGCTTCAACGGCAGCTTCAGCAACATCAACCCGACTGGCGTCGGCTCCAATTGGTGCGGCGCGGCCGGTATCGCCAAGCTGTCCTTTGACCTGACGGCGATGACCAACCTGAAGTAA
- a CDS encoding ABC transporter ATP-binding protein/permease — translation MKNISATLAIVWRIAMPYFRSEDKWAGRGLLAAVVTMELALVAIDVLVNQWQNRFYSALQASDWDAFVTQIWIFVGLASIFIALAVYKLYLNQWLQIRWRQWLTRHYLGEWLDGATHYRMQLKGDAADNPDQRITEDVKNFVEQTLTIGLGLLSSIVTLFSFVIILWGLSNAAPLHLFGTDYVIPGYLCWGALIYAIFGTALTHWIGAPLVNLNFEQQRYEADFRFNLVRVRENSEQIALLKGEGAERSRLLGRFGFVIGNWYAIMSRTKRLTMFTASYQQAAVIFPYVLVAPAFFAKKIQLGDMMQTASAFSSVQGALSFFVTAYRSIAEWRSIVARLDGFEMSVASATTLPANEPAIALKAAGSRDVDLEQLCVNLPNGAPLVAADSFAIHAPERVLVTGPSGSGKSTLFRAIAGIWPFGTGTIFIPEKAKLMMLPQRPYFPVGVLRDAVVYPAAPGAFESPRIRDALIAVGLPDLAERLEEDGHWNRMLSLGEQQRLGLARALLDVPDYLFLDEATASLDEPSEARLYRLLTEKLPQATIVSIGHRSTLDAFHTRKVAMVKDGAIHILGKGDTPAKAEPTAVR, via the coding sequence GTGAAGAACATCAGCGCCACGCTCGCGATCGTCTGGCGAATCGCCATGCCCTATTTCCGATCCGAGGACAAATGGGCCGGCCGCGGCCTGCTCGCAGCCGTGGTTACGATGGAGCTGGCGCTGGTCGCAATCGACGTGCTGGTGAACCAATGGCAGAACCGGTTCTACAGCGCGCTCCAGGCGAGCGATTGGGACGCGTTCGTCACGCAGATATGGATCTTCGTCGGGCTTGCTTCCATCTTCATCGCGCTGGCGGTCTACAAGCTGTACCTGAACCAGTGGCTCCAGATCCGCTGGCGGCAGTGGCTGACGCGGCACTATCTCGGCGAATGGCTCGACGGCGCCACGCATTATCGCATGCAGCTCAAGGGCGATGCGGCCGACAACCCCGACCAGCGCATCACCGAAGACGTCAAGAACTTTGTCGAGCAGACCCTGACCATCGGGCTCGGCCTGCTCTCCTCGATCGTGACGCTGTTCTCGTTCGTGATCATCCTCTGGGGTCTCTCCAACGCCGCACCGCTGCACCTGTTCGGCACCGATTACGTGATCCCGGGGTATCTGTGCTGGGGCGCGCTGATCTACGCGATCTTCGGCACCGCCTTGACGCACTGGATCGGCGCACCGCTCGTCAATCTCAATTTCGAGCAGCAGCGCTATGAGGCCGACTTTCGCTTCAATCTCGTCCGCGTCCGCGAGAATTCCGAGCAGATCGCGCTGCTGAAGGGCGAAGGCGCCGAGCGCAGCCGGCTGCTGGGTCGTTTCGGTTTCGTGATCGGCAATTGGTACGCGATCATGAGCCGGACCAAGCGCCTCACCATGTTCACGGCCAGCTATCAGCAGGCCGCGGTGATCTTTCCCTATGTGCTGGTCGCGCCGGCGTTCTTCGCCAAGAAGATCCAGCTCGGCGACATGATGCAGACAGCGTCAGCCTTCTCCAGCGTGCAGGGCGCGCTGTCCTTCTTCGTCACGGCCTACCGGTCGATCGCGGAATGGCGCTCGATCGTCGCTCGTCTCGACGGCTTCGAGATGTCGGTCGCCTCAGCTACGACCCTGCCGGCGAACGAGCCCGCGATCGCCCTCAAGGCTGCGGGCAGCCGCGATGTCGACCTCGAGCAGCTCTGCGTCAACCTTCCCAACGGCGCGCCGCTGGTCGCGGCCGACAGCTTCGCGATCCACGCGCCGGAGCGCGTGCTGGTGACCGGACCATCGGGCTCCGGCAAGTCGACGCTGTTCCGGGCCATCGCCGGGATCTGGCCGTTCGGCACCGGCACCATCTTCATCCCTGAAAAAGCGAAGCTGATGATGCTGCCGCAGCGCCCCTATTTCCCCGTCGGCGTGCTGCGCGACGCCGTGGTCTATCCCGCAGCGCCCGGCGCATTCGAGAGCCCGCGGATCAGGGACGCCCTGATCGCGGTCGGCCTGCCCGATCTCGCCGAGCGGCTCGAGGAGGACGGCCACTGGAACCGGATGCTGTCGCTGGGCGAGCAGCAGCGCTTGGGGCTCGCCCGCGCGCTGCTGGATGTGCCGGACTATCTGTTCCTGGACGAGGCCACCGCCTCGCTGGACGAGCCGTCCGAGGCCCGGCTGTACCGCCTGCTCACGGAGAAGCTGCCGCAGGCCACCATCGTCTCGATTGGCCACCGCTCGACTCTGGACGCCTTCCACACCCGCAAGGTGGCGATGGTGAAGGACGGCGCGATCCACATTCTCGGCAAGGGCGACACGCCGGCCAAGGCGGAGCCGACTGCGGTGCGCTAA
- a CDS encoding L-lactate permease yields the protein MWNQIYDPLHSPVLSTIAAAVPVVTLLVLIASGRVKAHIAAVIAVIITNLIAIFIFTMPANMSLRASVLGIVTGFFPIGWIVLNVIFLYQVTVTTGRFELLKRAVGGVTEDRRLQLLLVAFSFGAFFEGASGFGTPVAITGAVLIGLGFSPLAASGLSLIANTAPVAYGALGTPIQGLASVTGLDPYILGAMVGRQLPFFSLIVPFWVVWAFAGWRGMKDVWPAILVTGVCFAVPQFVISNYVNPWIVDIGASLISMGGLILFLKVWQPKQLWLSPALQGRDESTSHMGATTPLDKTPLTQAELWSALLPWIIVCIVMLIWGNGAFKTWANSIFTWNYAVPELHQMINKMPPVAAKPTPEGAVFAFTYLSFTGTGMLIAAIVSGFLMGVGPGRLLAEYGRTIRLCAISLITISAMLAIGTLTRLSGVDATLGLAFAATGVLYPFFGTLLGWLGVALTGSDTASNILFGNLQKITSEQIGLSPILMAAANSSGGVMGKMIDAQSIVVASTATRWYGHEGSILRFVFWHSIVLACLVGVLVTLQAYVWPFTALVLK from the coding sequence ATGTGGAATCAAATCTATGATCCGCTGCACAGTCCCGTGCTGTCGACGATCGCCGCGGCGGTGCCAGTCGTCACGCTGCTGGTCCTGATCGCGAGCGGCCGCGTCAAAGCGCACATCGCCGCCGTGATCGCGGTGATCATCACCAATCTGATCGCTATCTTCATCTTCACCATGCCGGCGAACATGTCGCTCCGCGCCTCGGTGCTCGGGATCGTGACCGGCTTCTTCCCGATCGGCTGGATCGTCCTCAACGTCATCTTCCTCTACCAGGTGACGGTGACCACCGGACGCTTCGAGTTGCTGAAGCGCGCGGTCGGCGGCGTCACCGAGGACCGCCGCCTGCAACTCCTGCTGGTGGCATTCTCGTTCGGCGCCTTCTTCGAAGGCGCCTCGGGCTTCGGCACGCCGGTCGCGATCACCGGCGCCGTGCTGATCGGTCTCGGCTTCTCGCCGCTTGCGGCATCCGGCCTTTCGCTGATCGCCAACACCGCGCCGGTCGCCTATGGCGCGCTCGGCACGCCGATCCAGGGTCTTGCCTCCGTCACCGGACTTGATCCCTACATTCTCGGCGCGATGGTCGGACGGCAATTGCCGTTCTTCTCGCTGATCGTGCCGTTCTGGGTGGTGTGGGCGTTCGCGGGCTGGCGGGGTATGAAGGACGTCTGGCCGGCGATTCTCGTCACCGGCGTGTGCTTCGCAGTCCCGCAATTCGTGATCTCGAACTACGTCAACCCCTGGATCGTCGACATCGGGGCGTCGCTGATCTCGATGGGCGGTCTGATCCTGTTCCTGAAGGTGTGGCAGCCGAAACAGCTCTGGCTGTCGCCGGCGTTGCAGGGCCGCGACGAATCGACCTCCCACATGGGCGCAACCACGCCGCTCGACAAAACGCCGCTCACGCAGGCCGAGCTGTGGAGCGCGCTGCTGCCGTGGATCATCGTCTGTATCGTGATGCTGATCTGGGGCAATGGTGCGTTCAAGACCTGGGCGAATTCGATCTTCACCTGGAACTACGCCGTTCCCGAACTGCACCAGATGATCAACAAGATGCCGCCGGTGGCCGCCAAGCCGACGCCGGAGGGGGCGGTGTTCGCGTTCACCTACCTGTCCTTTACCGGCACGGGCATGCTGATCGCGGCGATCGTCTCGGGCTTCCTGATGGGGGTTGGGCCGGGGCGGCTGTTGGCGGAGTATGGTCGCACCATTCGCCTCTGCGCGATCTCGCTGATCACGATCTCGGCGATGCTGGCGATCGGCACGCTGACTCGTCTCTCGGGTGTCGACGCGACGCTCGGTCTCGCCTTTGCGGCAACAGGCGTGCTCTATCCCTTCTTCGGCACGCTGCTCGGCTGGTTGGGCGTGGCGTTGACGGGATCGGATACCGCCTCGAACATCCTGTTCGGCAACCTTCAGAAGATCACCTCCGAGCAGATCGGCCTATCGCCGATCCTGATGGCAGCGGCGAACTCTTCCGGCGGCGTGATGGGCAAGATGATCGACGCGCAATCGATCGTAGTCGCCTCCACCGCCACGCGGTGGTACGGCCACGAGGGCTCGATCCTGCGCTTCGTGTTCTGGCACTCCATCGTGCTGGCCTGTCTCGTCGGTGTGCTGGTGACGCTGCAGGCCTATGTCTGGCCGTTTACGGCGCTGGTGCTGAAGTAG
- a CDS encoding META domain-containing protein has translation MVSLKQVVCLVVAMLAASSLARAEEGFPFGTEMTLEALPQAGSKRIPNIEIGDNGEVVLELWCKGGKGQFSVAGNTVIFVPGQIQDRSCPPAKAQADDDLVAALGSVETWKRQGEVLTLIGPKPLRFRVNGN, from the coding sequence ATGGTTTCGCTCAAGCAGGTGGTGTGTCTGGTGGTTGCAATGCTCGCGGCGTCCAGCCTCGCGCGTGCCGAGGAGGGCTTTCCCTTCGGCACCGAGATGACGCTGGAGGCGCTGCCGCAAGCAGGCTCGAAGCGGATTCCGAACATCGAGATCGGCGACAATGGCGAGGTCGTGCTGGAGCTCTGGTGCAAGGGCGGCAAGGGCCAGTTCTCGGTCGCCGGCAACACCGTGATCTTCGTCCCCGGCCAGATCCAGGACCGCTCCTGTCCGCCGGCAAAAGCCCAGGCCGACGACGACCTCGTCGCAGCCCTCGGCAGCGTCGAGACCTGGAAGCGCCAAGGCGAGGTGCTGACGCTGATCGGCCCCAAGCCGCTGCGCTTTCGCGTGAACGGGAATTGA
- the groL gene encoding chaperonin GroEL (60 kDa chaperone family; promotes refolding of misfolded polypeptides especially under stressful conditions; forms two stacked rings of heptamers to form a barrel-shaped 14mer; ends can be capped by GroES; misfolded proteins enter the barrel where they are refolded when GroES binds) translates to MAAKDVKFSGDARDRMLRGVDILANAVKVTLGPKGRNVVIEKSFGAPRITKDGVTVAKEIELEDKFENMGAQMVREVASKTNDLAGDGTTTATVLAQAIVREGAKAVAAGMNPMDLKRGIDIAVAAVVKDIEKRAKPVAASSEVAQVGTISANGDAAIGKMIAQAMQKVGNEGVITVEENKSLDTEVDIVEGMKFDRGYLSPYFVTNAEKMTAELEDAYILLHEKKLSGLQAMLPVLEAVVQSGKPLVIIAEDVEGEALATLVVNRLRGGLKVAAVKAPGFGDRRKAMLEDLAILTGGQLISEDLGIKLENVTVKMLGRAGKVVIDKENTTIVKGAGKKPEIEARVGQIKAQIEETTSDYDREKLQERLAKLAGGVAVIRVGGATEIEVKEKKDRVEDALNATRAAVQEGIVPGGGVALLRAKKAVGRLTNANADVQAGINIVLKALEAPIRQISENAGVEGSIVVGKILENKSETFGFDAQNEAYVDMVEKGIIDPAKVVRAALQDASSVAGLLVTTEAMVAEMPKKDAAPAMPGGGGMGGF, encoded by the coding sequence ATGGCTGCCAAGGACGTCAAATTCTCCGGAGACGCGCGCGATCGCATGCTGCGCGGCGTCGATATTCTCGCCAACGCCGTCAAGGTGACGCTCGGCCCGAAGGGCCGCAACGTCGTCATCGAGAAGAGCTTCGGCGCTCCCCGCATTACCAAGGATGGCGTCACCGTCGCCAAGGAGATCGAGCTCGAGGACAAGTTCGAGAACATGGGCGCCCAGATGGTGCGTGAGGTCGCCTCCAAGACCAACGATCTGGCCGGCGACGGCACCACCACCGCGACTGTGCTGGCCCAGGCCATCGTGCGCGAAGGCGCCAAGGCGGTTGCCGCCGGCATGAACCCGATGGATCTCAAGCGCGGCATCGACATCGCGGTCGCGGCCGTGGTCAAGGACATCGAAAAGCGCGCCAAGCCGGTCGCCGCCTCCTCCGAGGTTGCCCAGGTCGGCACCATCTCGGCCAACGGCGATGCCGCCATCGGCAAGATGATCGCGCAGGCGATGCAGAAGGTCGGCAACGAGGGCGTCATCACCGTCGAAGAGAACAAGTCGCTCGACACCGAGGTCGACATCGTCGAGGGCATGAAGTTCGACCGCGGCTATCTCAGCCCCTACTTCGTCACCAACGCCGAGAAGATGACCGCCGAGCTCGAGGACGCCTACATCCTCCTGCACGAGAAGAAGCTGTCCGGCCTGCAGGCCATGCTGCCGGTGCTGGAAGCCGTGGTGCAGTCGGGCAAGCCGCTCGTCATCATCGCCGAAGACGTCGAGGGCGAGGCGCTCGCCACCCTGGTCGTCAACCGCCTGCGTGGCGGCCTCAAGGTCGCCGCCGTCAAGGCGCCGGGCTTCGGCGACCGCCGCAAGGCCATGCTGGAGGACCTCGCAATCCTCACCGGCGGCCAGCTCATCTCCGAGGATCTCGGCATCAAGCTCGAGAACGTCACGGTGAAGATGCTCGGTCGTGCCGGCAAGGTCGTGATCGACAAGGAGAACACCACGATCGTCAAGGGCGCCGGCAAGAAGCCGGAGATCGAGGCTCGCGTCGGCCAGATCAAGGCGCAGATCGAGGAAACCACCTCGGACTACGACCGCGAGAAGCTGCAGGAGCGCCTCGCCAAGCTCGCCGGCGGCGTCGCGGTGATCCGCGTCGGCGGCGCCACCGAGATCGAGGTCAAGGAAAAGAAGGACCGGGTCGAGGACGCCCTCAACGCCACCCGCGCCGCGGTGCAGGAAGGCATCGTCCCCGGCGGCGGCGTCGCGCTACTGCGCGCCAAGAAGGCGGTCGGCCGTCTCACCAACGCCAATGCCGACGTGCAGGCCGGCATCAACATCGTGCTGAAGGCGCTGGAAGCTCCGATCCGCCAGATCTCCGAGAACGCCGGCGTGGAAGGCTCGATCGTGGTCGGCAAGATCCTGGAGAACAAGTCCGAGACCTTCGGCTTCGACGCCCAGAACGAGGCTTATGTCGACATGGTCGAGAAGGGCATCATCGATCCCGCCAAGGTGGTGCGCGCCGCGCTCCAGGACGCCTCCTCCGTGGCCGGCCTGCTGGTGACCACCGAGGCCATGGTCGCCGAAATGCCGAAGAAGGACGCCGCGCCGGCGATGCCCGGCGGCGGCGGCATGGGCGGCTTCTAA
- a CDS encoding co-chaperone GroES: protein MAKSKFRPLHDRVVVKRIDAEEKTKGGIIIPDTAKEKPSQGEVVAVGPGGRDETGKLIPIDLKAGDRVLFGKWSGTEVKIDNEELLIMKESDIMGVLA, encoded by the coding sequence ATGGCTAAATCCAAATTTCGTCCGCTGCATGACCGTGTCGTGGTCAAACGTATCGACGCCGAGGAAAAGACCAAGGGCGGCATCATCATTCCGGATACCGCCAAGGAAAAGCCGTCCCAGGGCGAGGTCGTCGCCGTCGGCCCCGGCGGCCGCGACGAGACCGGCAAGCTGATTCCGATCGATCTCAAGGCCGGCGACCGCGTGCTGTTCGGCAAATGGTCGGGCACCGAGGTCAAGATCGACAATGAAGAGCTCCTGATCATGAAGGAGTCGGACATCATGGGCGTGCTGGCCTAA
- a CDS encoding protein phosphatase CheZ, which translates to MAVHRKRFRVEEAVVGEMPSPEMIEEAAPMHSEIMAELRAIRAQMAKGPAPLSGSAAMAAIDASTAHELSEARTMLETYRAQIEQCEKLKVELDLIHDAIDRTKREIATLHGKSFDGGEMAKVNGELGAVVGGTEQATQQILEAAESIDQAASAMSKVQSADQQKRLADDIQERVISIFEACNFQDLTGQRISKVMGTMKFIEQHINAMMEIWGGVDAIKAHVPAHVDTRSEDEKLLNGPKLAGDIGHASQDDIDALFD; encoded by the coding sequence ATGGCTGTTCACCGCAAACGTTTTCGTGTCGAGGAGGCTGTTGTCGGCGAGATGCCAAGCCCCGAAATGATCGAGGAGGCTGCGCCGATGCATAGTGAAATCATGGCGGAGCTGCGCGCGATCCGCGCACAGATGGCGAAGGGCCCTGCGCCCTTGTCCGGCAGCGCAGCCATGGCGGCAATCGACGCGTCCACGGCCCACGAGCTATCCGAAGCACGCACCATGCTCGAGACCTATCGCGCGCAGATCGAGCAGTGCGAGAAGCTGAAGGTCGAGCTCGACCTGATCCACGACGCCATCGACCGCACCAAACGCGAAATCGCGACCCTGCACGGCAAGAGCTTCGACGGCGGCGAGATGGCCAAGGTCAATGGCGAGCTCGGCGCGGTCGTCGGCGGTACCGAGCAGGCGACCCAGCAGATCCTCGAAGCCGCGGAATCGATCGACCAGGCCGCCAGCGCGATGTCCAAGGTGCAATCGGCCGACCAGCAGAAGCGCCTCGCCGACGACATCCAGGAACGCGTCATCTCGATCTTCGAAGCCTGCAACTTCCAGGACCTGACCGGCCAGCGCATCAGCAAGGTGATGGGCACGATGAAGTTCATCGAGCAGCACATCAATGCGATGATGGAGATCTGGGGCGGGGTCGATGCGATCAAGGCCCACGTGCCGGCGCATGTCGATACCCGCAGCGAAGACGAAAAGCTCCTCAACGGCCCCAAGCTCGCCGGCGACATCGGCCACGCCTCGCAGGACGACATCGACGCGCTGTTCGACTGA
- a CDS encoding L,D-transpeptidase, translating into MFKKMSVALLGSACTFMAGANGASAFDNSVPNDPPAVLYAPQVPPAPVRVASNSNMGGGFIEFLFGDGPARGPAYAPQQPVYQQQPGYYDQRRLPPMGEPQMQGGYQQGGGLQQEAVDPRQRPFDPKFEKQLVDYSGKEGAGTIVVDTPNKFLYLVEGNGRAMRYGIGVGRPGFTWSGVKSITAKREWPDWTPPAEMIARRPDLPRHMEGGPENPLGARAMYLGSTLYRIHGSNEPWTIGTNVSSGCIRMRNEDVIDLYGRVNVGTKVVVM; encoded by the coding sequence ATGTTCAAGAAAATGTCTGTCGCGCTGCTTGGCAGCGCTTGCACCTTCATGGCCGGCGCGAACGGCGCGAGCGCCTTCGACAATTCGGTGCCGAATGATCCGCCGGCGGTGCTCTACGCCCCGCAGGTGCCGCCGGCGCCGGTGCGCGTCGCCTCCAATTCGAACATGGGCGGCGGCTTCATCGAGTTCCTGTTCGGCGACGGTCCTGCCCGCGGTCCGGCCTACGCGCCGCAGCAGCCGGTGTATCAGCAGCAGCCCGGCTATTACGACCAGCGCCGCCTGCCGCCGATGGGCGAGCCGCAGATGCAGGGTGGATATCAGCAAGGCGGAGGTCTGCAGCAGGAAGCGGTCGATCCGCGCCAGCGTCCGTTCGATCCGAAATTCGAGAAGCAGCTTGTCGACTATAGCGGCAAGGAAGGCGCCGGCACGATCGTGGTCGATACGCCGAACAAGTTCCTCTACCTCGTCGAGGGCAACGGCCGCGCGATGCGTTACGGCATCGGTGTCGGCCGTCCCGGCTTCACCTGGTCCGGCGTCAAGTCGATCACGGCCAAACGCGAATGGCCGGACTGGACGCCACCGGCGGAAATGATCGCGCGCCGGCCGGATCTGCCGCGGCACATGGAAGGCGGTCCGGAAAACCCGCTCGGCGCCCGCGCGATGTATCTCGGCTCGACGCTCTATCGCATCCACGGCTCCAACGAGCCCTGGACCATCGGCACCAACGTCTCCTCCGGCTGCATCCGCATGCGCAACGAGGACGTCATCGACCTCTACGGCCGCGTCAATGTCGGCACCAAGGTCGTGGTGATGTGA
- a CDS encoding DUF2076 domain-containing protein, with protein sequence MTPQERQLVDDLFDRLSKLENAPRDPDAIAAISDGLRKAPGAVYALVQTTLLQDEALKRAHNRIQELEAAHAPEPAQSGGFLDTMRDTLFGSNQSRGSVPNVPPREQRPVWNSGQTMQQPQPGYGQPSYGQAYGQGPGPGYGASPVGGGGGSFLGTAAAAAAGVVGGSLLLSSIRGMMGGGPHQAFGDTTIIEERGGGGGSPWGGGDQSGGSLARDAGLNDIGSNRSDESRQGFADQASNDRDNDTDQNYDDDRDDGSMDMADDSDFGGGDDGGSDYA encoded by the coding sequence ATGACGCCGCAGGAACGCCAGCTCGTCGACGACCTTTTCGACCGGCTTTCAAAGCTGGAAAATGCACCGCGCGATCCCGATGCGATCGCAGCGATCTCCGACGGCCTGCGCAAGGCCCCCGGCGCGGTCTACGCGCTGGTGCAGACCACGCTGTTGCAGGACGAAGCTTTGAAGCGCGCCCATAACCGCATCCAGGAGCTGGAAGCGGCCCATGCGCCCGAGCCGGCGCAGTCCGGCGGCTTCCTGGATACGATGCGGGATACGCTGTTCGGCTCAAACCAGTCGCGCGGCTCGGTTCCGAACGTGCCGCCGCGCGAGCAGCGGCCGGTCTGGAACAGCGGCCAGACGATGCAGCAGCCCCAACCCGGTTATGGCCAGCCGTCTTACGGACAGGCCTACGGCCAAGGCCCGGGTCCGGGTTATGGCGCCTCGCCGGTCGGCGGTGGCGGCGGCTCGTTCCTCGGCACGGCGGCGGCAGCCGCGGCCGGCGTCGTCGGCGGCTCGCTGCTGCTCTCCAGCATCCGCGGCATGATGGGCGGCGGACCGCATCAGGCCTTTGGCGACACCACCATCATCGAGGAGCGTGGCGGCGGAGGCGGAAGTCCTTGGGGCGGCGGCGACCAGTCCGGCGGCTCGCTCGCGCGCGATGCCGGCCTCAACGACATCGGCTCGAACCGCAGCGACGAATCCCGCCAGGGCTTCGCCGACCAGGCCTCCAACGACCGCGACAACGATACCGACCAGAACTACGACGACGATCGCGACGACGGCAGCATGGACATGGCCGATGACAGCGATTTCGGCGGCGGCGACGACGGCGGCAGCGATTACGCGTGA
- a CDS encoding ChbG/HpnK family deacetylase translates to MSTAASLRRIWLCADDYGISPGVNRAIRDLIERGRLNATSVMMVGPAIERSEVEALQASVKDSPRCAIGLHVTLSAPFRPLTMHFRPLDGDMFMPFPKLLRAGLARRLDREFFRNEVKAQLAAFVEAFGRTPDFVDGHQHVQLYPQVRDGFVDAVSEVAPNAWVRQGGRDLPLVQRLASPKAMVLDILSAQFRRRAAAAGLSFNPGFAGAYDFTRPADFGALMRQFLEGLPDGGLVMCHPGFVDDILTGLDPMTDVREREHAYLASDAFPRLLTDSGVTLQ, encoded by the coding sequence ATGAGCACGGCCGCGAGCCTGCGGCGAATCTGGCTCTGCGCCGACGATTACGGCATCAGCCCGGGCGTCAATCGCGCCATCCGCGACCTGATCGAACGCGGCCGCCTCAACGCCACCTCCGTGATGATGGTGGGTCCCGCGATCGAGCGCAGTGAGGTCGAAGCGCTTCAGGCCTCGGTGAAGGACAGCCCGCGCTGCGCGATCGGACTGCACGTCACGCTGTCGGCGCCGTTCCGGCCGCTCACCATGCATTTCCGCCCGCTCGACGGCGACATGTTCATGCCGTTTCCAAAGCTGCTGCGCGCCGGACTTGCGCGCAGGCTCGACCGCGAATTCTTTCGCAACGAGGTGAAGGCGCAGCTCGCCGCCTTCGTGGAGGCCTTCGGTCGCACGCCCGACTTCGTCGACGGCCACCAGCATGTGCAGCTCTATCCGCAGGTGCGCGATGGTTTTGTCGATGCCGTCAGCGAGGTCGCGCCGAACGCCTGGGTGCGCCAGGGCGGCCGCGACCTGCCGCTTGTGCAGCGCCTCGCCTCGCCAAAGGCCATGGTGCTCGACATTCTCAGCGCGCAATTCCGCCGCCGCGCCGCCGCCGCCGGCCTCAGCTTCAATCCGGGCTTTGCCGGCGCCTATGATTTTACGCGCCCGGCGGATTTCGGCGCGCTGATGCGGCAATTCCTCGAAGGCCTGCCCGATGGCGGCCTCGTGATGTGCCACCCCGGCTTCGTCGACGATATTCTCACTGGCCTCGACCCGATGACCGACGTCCGCGAACGCGAGCATGCGTATCTGGCGAGCGATGCCTTCCCGCGTTTGCTGACGGACAGCGGCGTCACGCTGCAGTGA